One Dromiciops gliroides isolate mDroGli1 chromosome 3, mDroGli1.pri, whole genome shotgun sequence DNA segment encodes these proteins:
- the LOC122747142 gene encoding protein ABHD14B-like, which translates to MVTSVKEPWLFLQDLSPAPGPARLRSHPGPGPSALIPLSPPGLGHSKEASAPTPIGELAPSSFLQAVLEALELGPTALVSPSLSGMYSLPFLTAPNSQLCGYVPVAPICTDKVSPADYGRVKTPTLIVYGDQDPMGESSLKHLQQLPNHQVMVMVGAGHPCYLDKPEEWHSGLLDFLNGLS; encoded by the exons ATGGTCACTTCAGTAAAGGAGCCCTGGCTGTTCCTGCAAGACCTTAG cccagcccccGGGCCAGCCCGCCTGCGCAGTCACCCTGGCCCTGGCCCGTCTGCACTGATCCCTCTGAGTCCACCAGGTCTAGGCCACTCCAAGGAGGCATCTGCCCCCACACCCATTGGGGAGCTGGCTCCCAGCAGCTTTCTGCAGGCTGTGTTGGAGGCTCTGGAGCTAGGGCCCACGGCCCTGGTCAGCCCATCTCTAAGTGGAATGTATTCACTGCCCTTCCTCACAGCACCTAACTCCCAGCTCTGTGGCTACGTGCCCGTCGCCCCAATCTGCACAGATAAAGTCAGCCCTGCTGACTATGGCCGTGTGAAGACCCCCACTCTGATCGTGTATGGAGACCAAGATCCCATGGGGGAGTCAAGCCTCAAGCACCTGCAACAGCTGCCTAACCACcaggtgatggtgatggtgggcGCAGGACACCCCTGCTACCTGGACAAGCCAGAGGAATGGCACTCTGGACTCCTGGATTTCCTGAATGGGCTGTCATAA